A part of Maridesulfovibrio hydrothermalis AM13 = DSM 14728 genomic DNA contains:
- the aroE gene encoding shikimate dehydrogenase yields MNVFQPDKLFGIIGHPLGHTMSPLLHNWGFAQQNIRAVYMAWPTQPESIENFMHTFRTLPVSGASVTIPHKISVMDYIDKLTDRAKAIGAVNTLYWRNDQVIGDNTDTAGVSEPLRPHCAQVKKALLIGAGGASRAAIVGLQSLQIEEIHITNRTQSKAGDLAEEFNVSTVDWDNRGDQHYDLIVNSTSLGMSGKLEKINPMILDNQDANTIVYDLVYNPLETVLLREAAARKCKTIHGIEMFLHQGLAQFKIWTGYDLDETAARKLLLSRL; encoded by the coding sequence ATGAACGTTTTCCAGCCTGACAAACTTTTCGGTATAATAGGCCACCCTCTGGGGCACACTATGAGTCCTTTACTGCACAATTGGGGCTTTGCGCAGCAAAATATCCGTGCAGTTTATATGGCATGGCCCACTCAACCGGAAAGTATTGAAAATTTTATGCACACCTTTCGCACTCTGCCCGTTTCAGGGGCAAGCGTGACCATCCCGCACAAGATTTCTGTAATGGACTACATAGATAAGCTGACTGACCGCGCAAAAGCCATCGGAGCAGTGAACACACTCTACTGGCGCAATGATCAAGTCATCGGAGACAATACCGATACCGCCGGAGTGTCGGAACCGCTGCGACCTCACTGTGCTCAGGTAAAAAAAGCACTGCTGATCGGAGCAGGCGGGGCTTCACGCGCAGCAATAGTCGGACTCCAGAGCCTGCAAATAGAAGAAATTCACATCACCAACCGCACACAATCCAAAGCTGGTGATCTCGCTGAAGAATTCAATGTATCAACTGTTGATTGGGACAATCGCGGCGATCAGCATTATGATCTGATCGTAAACTCGACCTCACTTGGCATGTCTGGCAAGCTCGAAAAAATCAACCCCATGATCTTGGATAATCAAGACGCGAACACCATAGTCTACGACTTGGTCTACAACCCTCTGGAAACAGTTTTGCTCCGGGAAGCAGCCGCAAGAAAATGCAAAACAATACACGGCATTGAAATGTTTCTGCATCAAGGTCTGGCACAGTTTAAAATATGGACCGGATATGACTTAGACGAAACGGCTGCAAGAAAATTATTACTCAGCCGTCTGTAA